The following coding sequences lie in one Lolium perenne isolate Kyuss_39 chromosome 2, Kyuss_2.0, whole genome shotgun sequence genomic window:
- the LOC127332871 gene encoding WRKY transcription factor SUSIBA2, with amino-acid sequence MADSPNPSSGDLPAPAPEMPYPADRRVAALAGGAGARYKAMSPARLPISREPCLTIPAGFSPSALLDSPVLLTNFKVEPSPTTGSLGMAAIMHKIAHPDIPPSSRDKSLRTAHADGGSRDFEFKPHLNSSSQPLPPVMSDSKNHEPSMQNQSMNPSSSSSNMVTDNRPPCSRESTLTVNVSSAPNQPVGMVGLSDSPAEVGTPELHQMNGSENAMQEPQSENVAEKSAEDGYNWRKYGQKHVKGSENPRSYYKCTHPNCEVKKLLERAVDGLITEVVYKGRHNHPKPQPNRRLSGGAVPSNQGEERNDGAATADDKSSNALSNLANQVQSAGMLALVPASVSDDDIDAGVGRPYPEDDAAEEEDLESKRRKMESAGIDAALMGKPNREPRVVVQTVSEVDILDDGYRWRKYGQKVVKGNPNPRSYYKCTSTGCPVRKHVERASHDPKSVITTYEGKHNHEVPAARNATHEMSTPPMKNAVHQINGNMPSIGGMMRACEPRNFTNHYSQAPETNTVSLDLGVGISPNHSEATNQMQSSVPDQMQYQMQPMASMYANMRHQSMAMPTVQGNAAGRMYGSREEKANEGFTFKATPMDHSANLCYSNAGNLVMGP; translated from the exons ATGGCCGATTCGCCAAACCCTAGCTCCGGCGACCTCCCCGCGCCCGCGCCCGAGATGCCGTACCCCGCGGATCGGCGCGTCGCCGCGCTCGCCGGCGGCGCCGGcgcaaggtacaaggccatgtccCCCGCGCGCCTGCCGATCTCGCGCGAGCCCTGCCTCACCATCCCCGCCGGCTTCAGCCCCTCCGCCCTCCTCGACTCCCCCGTGCTCCTCACCAACTTCAAG GTTGAACCCTCACCAACAACTGGTTCTCTGGGCATGGCCGCAATTATGCACAAGATCGCTCATCCAGACATACCGCCTTCATCACGGGATAAATCTCTTCGTACTGCCCATGCAGATGGGGGTTCTAGGGATTTTGAATTCAAGCCTCATCTCAATTCGTCTTCTCAGCCACTG CCTCCTGTTATGAGTGATTCAAAAAACCATGAGCCTTCTATGCAAAATCAAAGCATGAATCCCAGCTCATCATCTAGCAATATGGTGACTGACAACAGACCTCCCTGTTCACGTGAGTCAACTCTTACAGTGAATGTTTCAAGTGCTCCTAATCAACCTGTTGGAATGGTTGGTCTGTCTGACAGTCCTGCTGAAGTTGGTACGCCCGAGTTGCACCAAATGAATGGCTCTGAGAATGCCATGCAAGAACCGCAGTCTGAAAATGTAGCTGAAAAATCGGCAGAGGATGGCTACAACTGGCGCAAATATGGACAGAAGCATGTCAAGGGAAGTGAAAACCCTAGAAGTTATTACAAGTGCACACATCCTAATTGTGAAGTAAAAAAGCTACTGGAGCGTGCTGTTGATGGTCTCATCACCGAAGTTGTCTATAAGGGGCGTCACAATCATCCTAAACCCCAGCCCAATAGGAGGTTATCTGGTGGTGCCGTTCCTTCGAACCAGGGTGAAGAACGAAATGATGGTGCAGCaactgctgatg ATAAATCTTCAAATGCTCTTAGCAACCTTGCTAATCAAGTACAGTCAGCTGGTATGCTTGCGCTTGTTCCAGCTTCAGTTagtgatgatgacatcgatgctgGAGTTGGAAGACCCTACCCTGAGGAtgatgctgccgaggaagaggatTTAGAGTCGAAACGCAG GAAAATGGAGTCGGCTGGTATTGATGCTGCTCTGATGGGTAAACCCAACCGCGAGCCTCGTGTTGTTGTTCAAACTGTAAGTGAGGTTGACATCTTGGATGATGGGTATCGTTGGCGTAAATATGGACAGAAAGTCGTCAAAGGAAACCCCAATCCACG GAGTTACTACAAATGCACAAGCACAGGATGCCCTGTCAGAAAGCATGTTGAGAGAGCATCGCATGATCCTAAATCAGTGATAACAACATATGAAGGAAAACATAATCACGAAGTTCCTGCTGCCAGGAATGCCACTCATGAGATGTCCACACCTCCGATGAAGAATGCCGTGCATCAGATCAATGGCAATATGCCGAGCATTGGCGGCATGATGAGAGCATGTGAACCCAGGAACTTCACCAACCACtattctcaagcgcctgaaacCAACACCGTGAGTCTTGACCTTGGTGTTGGAATTAGCCCGAACCACAGTGAGGCCACGAACCAAATGCAATCTTCTGTTCCCGATCAGATGCAGTATCAAATGCAACCCATGGCTTCAATGTACGCTAACATGAGGCACCAATCAATGGCAATGCCAACGGTACAAGGAAATGCAGCTGGCCGTATGTATGGTTCCAGAGAAGAAAAAGCTAACGAAGGGTTTACTTTCAAAGCCACACCGATGGACCATTCAGCTAACTTATGCTACAGCAATGCCGGGAATTTAGTCATGGGTCCTTGA
- the LOC127332872 gene encoding chitin-inducible gibberellin-responsive protein 2, translating into MADTPTSRMIHPFSNMQQRQNPNQFQYSANLQRPCHTYQSSPDTHVVPQHHYSLNSHSPDASYENQVTQDKYTLNSSAAADCMRHDSPSSNSFTPPSIRSGSGSPSSQDDSHSDSTNGSPVSASCVTVTEDPTDLKQKLRDIEAAMLGPDCEIINSLENKLSLEPEKWMQQKGFPRGNLKELLITCAIAVEENNRLAIDMMVPELRKMVAVSGEPIERLGAYMVEGLVARLASSGHSIYKALKCKEPKGSDLLSYMHFLYEACPYFKFGYMSANGAIAEAVKAEDRIHIIDFHISQGAQWISLLQALAARPGGPPTVRITGIDDSVSAYARGGGLELVGRRLSHIAGLYKVPFEFCSLAIAGDEVEEKHLGVRAGEALAVNFTLELHHIPDETVSTANHRDRILRLVKSLSPKVLTLVEQESNTNTAPFVPRFAETLDYYTAIFESIDLSLPRDDKERINMEQHCLAREIVNLVACEGAERVERHEVFGKWKARLMMAGFRPSPLSSLVNATIRTLLQSYSVDYKLAETDGVLYLGWKNRPLVVSSAWH; encoded by the coding sequence ATGGCTGATACTCCGACTTCCCGGATGATTCACCCCTTCAGCAACATGCAGCAGAGGCAGAACCCCAACCAGTTCCAGTATTCTGCTAACCTGCAGCGTCCTTGTCACACTTACCAGTCATCTCCAGACACCCATGTTGTGCCACAGCATCACTATAGCCTGAACTCTCATTCACCAGATGCCAGCTATGAAAACCAGGTTACACAAGACAAGTATACCCTGAACTCCTCTGCGGCAGCTGATTGTATGAGGCATGATTCGCCCTCCAGCAATAGCTTTACTCCTCCATCCATTAGGAGTGGCAGTGGGAGCCCTTCATCTCAGGATGACAGTCACTCTGATTCCACAAATGGATCTCCTGTAAGTGCTTCATGTGTCACTGTGACCGAGGATCCTACTGATCTCAAGCAAAAACTCAGGGATATTGAGGCTGCAATGCTTGGGCCGGACTGTGAGATCATCAACAGCCTTGAGAACAAGCTTTCGCTGGAACCGGAGAAGTGGATGCAGCAGAAGGGCTTTCCTAGGGGCAACTTGAAGGAGCTACTGATTACTTGTGCTATAGCTGTAGAAGAGAATAACCGTCTCGCAATAGATATGATGGTGCCAGAACTGAGGAAAATGGTTGCAGTATCTGGTGAGCCAATTGAGAGGTTGGGAGCCTACATGGTGGAAGGCCTCGTTGCCAGGCTCGCGTCCTCCGGCCACTCGATCTACAAAGCTTTGAAGTGCAAAGAACCAAAGGGCTCTGACCTCCTGTCCTACATGCATTTCCTGTATGAGGCCTGCCCCTACTTCAAGTTCGGCTACATGTCGGCAAATGGTGCGATTGCAGAGGCTGTCAAGGCAGAAGACAGGATTCACATAATTGACTTCCATATCTCTCAAGGAGCCCAATGGATTTCTCTACTCCAGGCCCTTGCAGCAAGGCCTGGTGGACCACCAACTGTAAGAATCACAGGAATTGATGACTCGGTTTCAGCTTACGCGCGAGGTGGCGGGCTAGAGCTGGTTGGGAGGAGGCTGTCACACATCGCTGGCCTATACAAGGTTCCCTTTGAATTCTGTTCGCTTGCTATCGCTGGCGACGAAGTGGAAGAAAAGCATCTTGGAGTCCGCGCTGGCGAAGCTCTCGCAGTGAACTTCACCCTGGAGCTGCACCACATTCCAGATGAGACTGTGAGCACTGCGAACCACCGAGACCGAATCCTAAGGCTGGTGAAAAGCTTGTCTCCGAAGGTGCTCACCCTTGTTGAGCAGGAGTCCAACACGAACACAGCCCCTTTCGTGCCGAGGTTTGCAGAGACTCTGGACTACTACACTGCCATCTTTGAGTCCATCGACCTGTCGCTCCCAAGGGACGACAAGGAGAGGATCAACATGGAGCAACACTGCCTGGCGAGGGAGATCGTGAACCTCGTCGCCTGCGAGGGTGCAGAGAGGGTGGAACGACATGAAGTCTTTGGCAAGTGGAAGGCACGTCTGATGATGGCCGGCTTCAGACCGTCTCCGCTCAGCTCGCTGGTGAATGCCACCATCAGGACACTGCTACAGAGCTACTCGGTGGACTACAAGCTCGCCGAGACAGACGGGGTGCTGTACCTCGGATGGAAGaacaggcccctggtggtttcgtCTGCATGGCACTAG